Proteins from a genomic interval of Schistocerca serialis cubense isolate TAMUIC-IGC-003099 chromosome 11, iqSchSeri2.2, whole genome shotgun sequence:
- the LOC126426486 gene encoding zinc finger protein 492-like yields the protein MIQVYPTSVNLKEDWEETANQEVVTSTRYASNSRRLIQRRGDSCGISFQETINERVVHDELKIGTWESTIFTMFGTHTEGLTSQEANVLCTKLKYRLREKELQKFSCSFCLQSFPSKYKLIKHVFTHIDGVQPPIYICKLCGEVFPSNGSLNKHGKMGVCDQALLAGINEKFDSSYNPKKTAFLDHDQELSMLEQTEKQSSSKDSGKTLKKTFNDICNTLTISRNSKKRDRGESNSTVTAAIKVSTNTVGLTVKRPHKCDICGNCFTQLGSLKGHILIHTGKKPHKCDVCGKSFTQLSTLKSHVLIHTGKRPHKCDICGKSFTQLSTLKTHLLLHKGNRPHTCEICGKSFALLRGLKCHALIHAGIKPHKCNICGNSFTQLGHLKEHVLIHIGIRPHKCHVCGKSYTQSNTLKKHALTHMGRRPYECDICGMSFTQSGNLKTHSLIHTGQRPHKCDICGKSFVQSGTLKSHRIIHTGKRPHKCGSCNKSFTDLRNLKRHELIHTGKRPHKCDICGKCFTQLGNLKRHILLHTGKEHSVLWIRQGNVMVFCISLQGWCHSEIHEAVNARQKEMLKIQRGRKHNENCLIVWWSTVGMYYWKYSAWYGLVTCTPDECPLCHNFGPKCLYLGMIIDVVQQESHSFSMDQFIFHFLPIFCLFKISALLCHVIPEVTSCSCNKCCGYSDLVIMDTHVVFPGMTTCNNNFNNYCSSKNRSHNLQITYSQIKSLYNVQYNIILSSNLSIRSLGWKKMYASIIV from the exons gTGGTAACATCAACAAGATATGCATCCAACAGTAGAAG GTTGATTCAACGTAGGGGTGATAGTTGTGGCATTTCATTTCAAGAAACTATTAATGAAAGAGTTGTCCATGATGAACTGAAGATAGGCACATGGGAATCAACAATTTTCACCATGTTTGGTACACACACAGAAGGATTGACCTCACAAGAAGCTAACGTACTCTGCACGAAACTAAAATATCGTTTGAGGGAAAAAGAACTGCAGAAATTTAGTTGCAGTTTCTGCCTACAGAGCTTTCCCTCAAAATATAAACTCATAAAGCATGTCTTCACACACATAGATGGTGTGCAGCCGCCTATATATATTTGTAAGTTGTGTGGTGAAGTATTTCCCAGTAATGGTAGCTTAAACAAACATGGGAAAATGGGTGTGTGTGATCAAGCTTTACTTGCCGGTATTAATGAGAAATTTGACTCTAGTTATAACCCCAAAAAAACTGCCTTCTTGGATCATGATCAAGAACTTTCTATGTTGGAACAGACTGAGAAGCAGTCTTCATCTAAGGACTCTGGGAAgactttaaaaaaaacctttaatgACATTTGTAACACACTAACTATTTCACGCAACTCAAAGAAACGAGACAGAGGTGAAAGTAATTCAACTGTAACAGCAGCTATTAAAGTAAGTACAAACactgttggacttactgtaaagaGACCCCACAAATGTGATATATGTGGCAACTGCTTTACACAGCTGGGTTCTCTAAAGGGCCATATATTAATACACACTgggaagaaacctcacaaatgtgatgtGTGTGGCAAATCTTTTACACAATTGAGTACTCTCAAGAGCCACGTCTTAATACACACTGGAAAAAGACCACACAAATGTGACATTTGTGGCAAATCTTTTACTCAGTTAAGTACTCTCAAGACACACTTATTATTACACAAAGGAAACAGACCACACAcgtgtgaaatatgtggcaaatcGTTTGCTCTGTTGCGTGGTCTGAAGTGCCATGCATTAATACATGCTGGTATAAAACCACACAAATGTAATATTTGTGGTAATTCTTTCACTCAGTTGGGTCATCTCAAGGAGCATGTATTAATACACATAGGAATAAGACCACACAAATGTCATGTATGTGGCAAATCTTATACCCAGTCAAATACTCTCAAGAAACATGCATTGACACACATGGGAAGGAGACCATACGAGTGTGATATTTGTGGCATGTCTTTTACTCAGTCGGGTAATCTGAAGACTCACTCCTTAATACACACTGGACAGAGACCCCATAAATGTGATATCTGTGGCAAGTCTTTTGTCCAGTCAGGTACTCTGAAGAGTCATAGAATAATACACACTGGAAAGAGACCGCACAAATGTGGTAGTTGTAACAAATCTTTTACTGATTTACGTAATCTCAAGAGACATGAATTAATACACACTGGTAAGAGACCCCACAAATGTGATATCTGTGGCAAATGTTTTACTCAGTTGGGCAATCTCAAGAGGCATATATTATTACATACTGGAAAGGAA CATTCAGTGCTCTGGATAAGGCAAGGAAATGTAATGGTATTTTGCATATCACTTCAAGGATGGTGTCATTCTGAGATCCATGAAGCTGTAAATGCTAGGCAGAAGGAGATGCTTAAAATACAAC GTGGGCGAAAACATAATGAGAACTGCCTAATAGTGTGGTGGTCCACCGTTGGAATGTACTACTGGAAATATTCTGCTTGgtatggccttgtgacatg CACCCCAGATGAATGTCCACTATGTCACAATTTTGGACCCAAATGCTTGTATCTGGGTATGATCATTGATGTGGTGCAACAAGAAAGTCACTCATTCAGCATG gaTCAGTTTATTTTCCACTTCCtcccaattttttgtttgtttaaaatATCTGCTTTGCTATGTCATGTCATACCTGAAGTGACTTCATGTAGTTGTAATAAA TGTTGTGGATATTCTGATTTAGTAATAATGGACACACATGTTGTATTCCCAGGAATGACTACTTGTAACAATAACTTCAACAATTATTGCTCAAGTAAGAACAGATCTCATAATTTACAAAT AACATATTCTCAAATTAA